The sequence GATAATCTATTTAATTAGTGTTTGTTTCTTGTCTCACTCTTTAAGAAGACTAAATATTGCTTCTTTAAAAAAGTGTAAGTTGTAGACTTTAAACACTTCCCCCACCTTTTGTGTTTATGCAAATTATGgctttgattattttatttttccccAAATCACAGTACACCATCTCCCAATAAAAATGGACCCCAAGGTGGAACCAAAACTAGTTTAATTTGTCGAAGTTTCAtttatcaataaataaatataatttgtcTTCCTGAACTATAACTATGGTAGAATTTtgtttcttgatttttttgttacaaattttttttatgaactataaaaattaatgcaaatatctattttttttttaagataatttATTCATCTAACATTAAGGTAACATAATAAATTTGGTtcagtttaaaaatttagataaaaaataaatatataatgaattatgttaatatatatagggatatgattttgtccgtGATTGTACTTTCGGAATGCATtccgtgatgtacggcagccgtcagatgagggacttatgatctaggggtaattaggatTAAAAAGTAGAACGtacctgacactcatttaatgtaccccgagacccatctaatataccacggaatacattccgtgaaagtactgtatatatacatgctaacaaataatatttatatatttaatgctaataaattaaatttggatAATTCTAGTAGATAAGCAAAGCAAATGATTTTGAAAATTGAGCAAAATGTAACCATTTGAATAATTTGGAAAGaatttttataacaaaagaagtttaaaaatcataattattcTTTATCAAACCATATGAAatgtaaaatagtaaaattttgtaaaaagaaaaagaaaaagaaaaagaagtagTAAAGAGAATTCACACAAGAACAAGAGCCCTTTGGAGTAACATAAAAATTATGTACAGAAATATGTACTTCAATTCTGATTCTCAATTCTGTTTCTACACTAAATTTGGGTCTTTGCTATAAGATAAAGGAAAAACAAAAGCACTAGTGTGATCAATGGGGCCATCTCTGATTAATATGGGATTCTCTCTGTCAATGGCAGTAATGGGATGAATGGTTGGTGATGTTGGTGGGGATGCATAGAGTGCAGACGTCTCAAGAATCTGTCTTCTGACATTTTCATGTTGTTGGGCAATCTTTTGTGCCTTCAAAGCCGTCAAGTACAATCCAGCAGCAAGAAAAACTGATGTCAAAGCAAGAACTCCAGCTGCAGAGAATAACCCTTCTCTGATTACAAGGCAACTGGCTCTTGGTTTATACCAATTCTTCAAATGCCCAGATTCAATGCTTAATCCAATCAGTAACAAGATTTCCCCAACAGCAAAACAAATCCTGAAAATGGGTTTTTGGGTAAGTTTGGTTATCATGATGAAATTATGTTCCTTAACTGTTTGATATAATGACtcattgaaaattgaatatttttgtaGGTGTTAGTTTGATGATAATGATATAGAGTTACACTTATTAAGTTGTGAGAAAGTTTGATCTGTTTGATTGAAACagaaataagaagaagaaaaaaaagagggCTTTCAAGTTATATGacaattaaaattcatattttgGGTACTTTCCTATTGCTTTTGATGTTATGATGAAATAAGATTCAAAACTGTTTGATGTTATGActgaaagagaaagtgaagtGACTTTTAGTTTTACTTACCAAGTGGTGACAAAGAAGAATCCTGCTTGGCATGTCAAATTCTTTGCAGAGCCAAAATCTGGGTCCAATGTGGCCAAAGCAGAAGGTGGAAGCTTACTGACTGCAATCAACATGAATATGTGCTCAATCATCATGGCAATAGCTAATCCCACAAAAGCAACCACAGCACAAAGCAAAGGTGTTTTCCCACTTCCACTATATACACATTCATAGTTATTATTGCCTTCTCTACCTGTGTCTATCCATGTCATCTGCAAACAAAGATTTCAGAATTATTTTTCAGTATCTGTTTTCCACAATGAAAAAGAACAAGGAATGATTTAGTAAGTACTACACCTCTGAACGTGTGGCCTCTGAAATTAGACAGAGAATGAAACATAATAAACCACATAGAATAGTTAAGATTATTAGGAAGACACCAAGTTTGCTCCCCAAATTAGTGCATCCATTACTTGGAGCAAGATCTGCATGTGTTATGGCCTTTGTTTTTGGCATTGTTGTTGTGTTCAAATAGGCTCATGCAGACTAAGAGGAAACAaactatacatatacatatacatatagctttttatatgtatatttatatttatttacatacACATATGAAAGACTGAAAGATAGAGAGAAGGAATTATAGAATCACTTGGAGCAAAGGTTGCTTAATAGAAACGGATTCTTGGGTTATAGCATATATGTTTTGTTTAAGATGTTCACATAAGGATAAATGGTTGGTTCACAAAACTTTGATAGAAAGGTATTCTGCTACAAAAAGATAAAGTCACATTTACtcttattttcatttttctcttattctaaacctatatatatacatagctcttcttttttattattattatttttaaaaagttacATAGTCATAgtgttaaattatacacatgtgtgtatatgtgtgtgTGGAAGATGGGTACTCATTGGACTTTTCTTTGAGTGAAATAAATTTTGGctttatattgattttttttaatcacaTGACATGACATGAAATTTGTGGTTTTGCAGAGTTCAAAATATTTGTGGTTTAATCattggtgttttttttttaattattttcttcctCTAGTTAGTTAGAGAGATTTTggttatcttaattttttttttaaagattcaGCATGGGTttgaaattagatttttttttttgttatcataattcaaaataattaactaataaataattttttttaatattatatacaaTGTATATAATTTCAAAGTATAGGGTATGTATAAATTGATGGTATTTCTGATGCAAATTAAGGATATTTAttgtttctgttttttttttgttcaattttataacattttgaaaatttctaactAAATGTTTGTTATCCAATAATTAGAACTGAATACTATATAGTTTTAGTAATGAATAAAAGACTATATAATTTCAATTCGGAATAAATgatattaattttgaatttatgttaaatttctataatttcaaaaatattattatatatttgaaagtttgttattttcataat is a genomic window of Cannabis sativa cultivar Pink pepper isolate KNU-18-1 chromosome 9, ASM2916894v1, whole genome shotgun sequence containing:
- the LOC115721775 gene encoding uncharacterized protein LOC115721775 codes for the protein MPKTKAITHADLAPSNGCTNLGSKLGVFLIILTILCGLLCFILCLISEATRSEMTWIDTGREGNNNYECVYSGSGKTPLLCAVVAFVGLAIAMMIEHIFMLIAVSKLPPSALATLDPDFGSAKNLTCQAGFFFVTTWICFAVGEILLLIGLSIESGHLKNWYKPRASCLVIREGLFSAAGVLALTSVFLAAGLYLTALKAQKIAQQHENVRRQILETSALYASPPTSPTIHPITAIDRENPILIRDGPIDHTSAFVFPLSYSKDPNLV